A genomic window from Pyxicephalus adspersus chromosome 2, UCB_Pads_2.0, whole genome shotgun sequence includes:
- the LOC140322085 gene encoding olfactory receptor 5AR1-like — translation MDIKNKTQVTTFEFSGLTNDEELVPFLFVFFLLVYMITLVGNIGMIALVFAFSSLHTPMYFFLGSLSLVDILYSSVITPNMLSQFLLPKKCISLLGCALQFYFFCALVSTEAILLSTMSYDRYVAICHPLHYTLIMTKKKCFGLVFYSAFVSFLQSIVQTSCLFSLSFCGSNHIDHFYCDIQPLLKLSCSSTFHCNIITVILVAVFGMYTLMTIFLSYTFIFISIFHMTSTKGRKKAFSTCSSHIICVSIFVTADFLVYLHPHSGAFDKQNKVASIFYTIITPMLNPLIYSLRNQEVRRVFVQAMLKYF, via the coding sequence ATGGACATAAAAAACAAGACACAAGTGACCACATTTGAGTTTTCTGGACTAACTAATGATGAAGAACTGGTTCCGTTCCTCTTTGTATTCTTTCTTCTGGTTTACATGATAACTCTGGTAGGAAATATTGGAATGATTGCCCTTGTCTTTGCCTTCTCCAGTCTTCATActcccatgtatttttttttaggaagcctTTCTTTGGTAGATATTTTGTACTCCTCAGTCATCACACCAAATATGTTGTCTCAATTCCTTTTACCTAAGAAATGCATTTCATTGCTTGGTTGTGCCctccagttttatttcttttgtgcacTGGTAAGCACTGAGGCTATTCTTCTCTCCACCATGTCATATGACCGCTATGTGGCTATCTGCCACCCTCTTCACTATACCCTAATAATGACCAAGAAGAAATGTTTTGGTCTGGTGTTTTATTCCGCCTTTGTTAGCTTCTTACAGTCCATTGTGCAGACCAGTTGTTTGTTCAGCCTTTCATTCTGTGGATCGAACCATATTGACCATTTCTACTGCGACATCCAACCACTGCTCAAACTGTCTTGTTCCAGCACTTTCCATTGTAATATTATTACGGTCATCCTTGTAGCAGTCTTTGGAATGTATACACTAATGACAATCTTCCTATCAtacacattcatatttatttcaatttttcacATGACATCAACTAAGGGTAGGAAGAAGGCCTTCAGCACATGCTCATCacatattatttgtgtttcaatCTTCGTTACAGCTGATTTTCTTGTCTATCTGCATCCTCATTCAGGTGCCTttgacaaacaaaacaaagtggCTTCTATCTTCTATACAATAATTACCCCAATGCTGAATCCTCTTATCTACAGCCTGAGGAACCAGGAGGTGAGGCGAGTGTTTGTCCAAGCAATGCTAAAGTACTTCTGA
- the LOC140322087 gene encoding olfactory receptor 5AR1-like: MDIKNKTQVTTFEFSGLTDVEQLVPFLFVFFLLVYMITLVGNIGMIALVFACSSLHTPMYFFLGSLSLVDILYSSVITPNMLSHFLLPKKSISFLGCALQFYFFCALVGTEAILLSTMSYDRYVAICHPLHYTLIMTKKKCFDLVFYSAFVSFLQSIVQTSCLFSLSFCGSNLIDHFYCDIKPLLTLSCSSTLHCNIITVILVAVCGIYILMTIFSSYTFIFISIFRISSTKGRKKPFSTCSSHIICFSIFSTADFLVYLHPHSGALDKQDKVASIFYTIMTPMLNPLIYSLRNQEVRRVFVQAMLKYF, from the coding sequence ATGGATATCAAAAACAAGACACAAGTGACAACTTTTGAGTTTTCTGGACTAACTGATGTTGAACAACTGGTTCCGTTCCTCTTTGTATTCTTTCTTCTGGTTTACATGATAACTCTGGTAGGAAATATTGGGATGATTGCCCTTGTCTTTGCCTGCTCCAGTCTTCATActcccatgtatttttttttaggaagcctTTCTTTGGTAGATATTTTGTACTCCTCAGTCATCACACCAAATATGTTGTCTCATTTCCTTTTacctaagaaatccatttcatttCTTGGTTGTGCCctccagttttatttcttttgtgcacTGGTAGGCACTGAGGCTATTCTTCTCTCCACCATGTCATATGACCGCTATGTGGCTATCTGCCACCCTCTTCACTATACCCTAATAATGACCAAGAAGAAATGTTTTGATCTGGTGTTTTATTCCGCCTTTGTTAGCTTCTTACAGTCCATTGTGCAGACCAGTTGTTTGTTCAGCCTTTCATTCTGTGGATCGAACCTTATTGACCATTTCTACTGCGACATCAAACCACTGCTCACACTGTCTTGTTCCAGCACTCTCCATTGTAATATTATTACCGTCATCCTTGTAGCAGTCTGTGGAATATATATTCTAATGACAATCTTCTCATCGtacacattcatatttatttcaatttttaggATTTCATCAACTAAGGGTAGGAAGAAGCCCTTCAGCACATGCTCAtcacatattatttgtttttcaatctTCAGTACAGCTGATTTTCTTGTCTATCTGCATCCTCATTCAGGTGCCTTAGACAAACAGGACAAAGTGGCTTCTATCTTCTATACAATAATGACCCCAATGCTGAATCCTCTTATCTACAGCCTGAGGAACCAGGAGGTGAGGCGAGTGTTTGTCCAAGCAATGCTAAAATACTTCTGA